In Siniperca chuatsi isolate FFG_IHB_CAS linkage group LG20, ASM2008510v1, whole genome shotgun sequence, the following proteins share a genomic window:
- the zgc:171971 gene encoding DNA-directed RNA polymerase III subunit RPC4 isoform X2, translating into MTDSGDAASVSGSSCLSSGDGLSLTAGRGVPGRVRSLSSTPPGRLTSLRTRDLTLGGVLKKPKKTFEPNIHAVRKSKDELKEGIHLSPKKERRKRDERRRENRGRRKERPQTIQSHSIFEQGPADTARKTGWRGSTDLHDSTTYPICKLVKKERKESEEDEDEDEILTKIQRDDFIDDPGLRNDAKLKPIHLPLSQSSSFTESQTLKTTTTCPEKPPLFTPSCGTQSRAGHSRTELPKPEQPSVVEVLQDLSLSGREELFFMQLPDCMLGRASGQKVGAALGSTAEKPSKKEGKPETKRPAHLQAQEAAVKESCPMLSQFPEGFLGKLQIRKSGKVELKLGDIVMDVSEGAAFSFLQKPSLLPSAATGICASV; encoded by the exons ATGACCGACTCGGGGGATGCAGCGAGTGTTTCCGGCTCCTCCTGCCTCAGCAGCGGGGACGGGTTGAGTTTAACCGCGGGCAGAGGAGTGCCAGGCCGTGTCAGGAGTCTGTCCTCCACTCCACCTGGAAGACTGACGTCCCTCAGAACCAGGGACCTGACACTGGGGGGAGTCCTCAAAAAACCAAAG AAAACCTTTGAGCCAAATATCCATGCTGTGAGGAAAAGCAAAGATGA GTTAAAGGAAGGGATCCATTTGTCTccaaaaaaggagagaagaaagagggatgagaggaggagagagaacagagggaggaggaaagagaggccTCAGACCATCCAGTCTCACTCCATCTTTGAACAGGGTCCTGCCGACACCGCACGCAAAACAG GCTGGCGTGGTTCTACAGACCTGCATGACTCCACCACCTATCCTATATGTAAACtggtgaagaaggagaggaaagagtcagaggaggatgaagatgaagatgagatACTCACTAAAATACAGAGGGATGAT TTCATAGATGATCCAGGTCTGAGGAATGATGCCAAGCTGAAACCCATCCACCTGCCTCTGAGTCAGTCCAGCAGCTTCACCGAGAGTCAAACACTTAAAACCACCACAACAT GTCCAGAGAAACCTCCTCTGTTCACACCATCCTGTGGAACTCAGAGTAGAGCAGGccacagcaggacagagctgcccAAACCAGAGCAGCCATCTGTGGTAGAAGTGCTACAGGATCTCAGCCTATCTGGCAGAGAGGAGCTCTTCTTCATGCAATTACCTGACTGTATGCTGGGTAGAGCGTCTGGACAGAAGGTGGGCGCTGCTCTCGGATCTACAGCAGAGAAACCTTCCAAGAAGGAAGGAAAACCTGAAACCAAGAGGCCTGCACATCTACAAGCACAA GAAGCTGCGGTGAAGGAGAGCTGTCCTATGCTTTCACAATTCCCAGAGGGATTTTTGGGTAAACTGCAGATCAGGAAGTCAGGAAAGGTGGAGCTGAAGCTGGGTGACATTGTCATGGACGTCTCTGAGGGAGCTGCATTCTCTTTCCTGCAg AAGccatctctccttccttctgCAGCAACTGGTATCTGTGCGTCTGTCTGA
- the zgc:171971 gene encoding DNA-directed RNA polymerase III subunit RPC4 isoform X1: MTDSGDAASVSGSSCLSSGDGLSLTAGRGVPGRVRSLSSTPPGRLTSLRTRDLTLGGVLKKPKKTFEPNIHAVRKSKDELKEGIHLSPKKERRKRDERRRENRGRRKERPQTIQSHSIFEQGPADTARKTGWRGSTDLHDSTTYPICKLVKKERKESEEDEDEDEILTKIQRDDFIDDPGLRNDAKLKPIHLPLSQSSSFTESQTLKTTTTCPEKPPLFTPSCGTQSRAGHSRTELPKPEQPSVVEVLQDLSLSGREELFFMQLPDCMLGRASGQKVGAALGSTAEKPSKKEGKPETKRPAHLQAQEAAVKESCPMLSQFPEGFLGKLQIRKSGKVELKLGDIVMDVSEGAAFSFLQQLVSVRLSDGLTGEIMVLGNVHHKLVLSPDFQTLLRHAATQQQQGP; this comes from the exons ATGACCGACTCGGGGGATGCAGCGAGTGTTTCCGGCTCCTCCTGCCTCAGCAGCGGGGACGGGTTGAGTTTAACCGCGGGCAGAGGAGTGCCAGGCCGTGTCAGGAGTCTGTCCTCCACTCCACCTGGAAGACTGACGTCCCTCAGAACCAGGGACCTGACACTGGGGGGAGTCCTCAAAAAACCAAAG AAAACCTTTGAGCCAAATATCCATGCTGTGAGGAAAAGCAAAGATGA GTTAAAGGAAGGGATCCATTTGTCTccaaaaaaggagagaagaaagagggatgagaggaggagagagaacagagggaggaggaaagagaggccTCAGACCATCCAGTCTCACTCCATCTTTGAACAGGGTCCTGCCGACACCGCACGCAAAACAG GCTGGCGTGGTTCTACAGACCTGCATGACTCCACCACCTATCCTATATGTAAACtggtgaagaaggagaggaaagagtcagaggaggatgaagatgaagatgagatACTCACTAAAATACAGAGGGATGAT TTCATAGATGATCCAGGTCTGAGGAATGATGCCAAGCTGAAACCCATCCACCTGCCTCTGAGTCAGTCCAGCAGCTTCACCGAGAGTCAAACACTTAAAACCACCACAACAT GTCCAGAGAAACCTCCTCTGTTCACACCATCCTGTGGAACTCAGAGTAGAGCAGGccacagcaggacagagctgcccAAACCAGAGCAGCCATCTGTGGTAGAAGTGCTACAGGATCTCAGCCTATCTGGCAGAGAGGAGCTCTTCTTCATGCAATTACCTGACTGTATGCTGGGTAGAGCGTCTGGACAGAAGGTGGGCGCTGCTCTCGGATCTACAGCAGAGAAACCTTCCAAGAAGGAAGGAAAACCTGAAACCAAGAGGCCTGCACATCTACAAGCACAA GAAGCTGCGGTGAAGGAGAGCTGTCCTATGCTTTCACAATTCCCAGAGGGATTTTTGGGTAAACTGCAGATCAGGAAGTCAGGAAAGGTGGAGCTGAAGCTGGGTGACATTGTCATGGACGTCTCTGAGGGAGCTGCATTCTCTTTCCTGCAg CAACTGGTATCTGTGCGTCTGTCTGATGGTCTGACTGGAGAGATAATGGTGTTAGGAAATGTCCACCACAAACTGGTCTTATCTCCTGACTTCCAGACTTTACTGAGACATGCtgcaacacagcagcagcaaggaCCCTGA